The following is a genomic window from Deinococcus yavapaiensis KR-236.
TCTTCGCGCGTTGACGGGTGCTGAGCTCGTTGTTGATGTTGTCGAACCACGCTTCGAAGTCCGGCGTGACTTCGAAGACCATGTCTTTGACTTCCTTCCCGTACGTTTCTTCACTGCCACGCTTCGAGAACTGCTTTGGAAGGGTGAAGCGCTCCGGGAGATAGATGGCGTCGAACATGCCGGTGCGGACGGCTTCACGAAAGGATTTGACGAACGTATCGCTCCGCTGCGGGTTGTTCAGTTGCTGGATTTGATCGCTGAGTTTCCGAAATGACATGAACTCCTCCACCAAGAGTAATAACACGAGCAAGGCATTTAATGCACGCGCGTCCTTTGACGAGTTCGCCGCCCGTGTAGAACGCGCCGCCTTACGACGTCGAAAAGCCAACAATTACTCGGCGCGCAGCAGCGATTCTTGGTACAACCGAGGTGATGGCATCATCACGAAAACGACGCGCAAAACAAGACGCGGACTCTCCCTTCCTCGCACTGCTGATCGCCGCTGTCAGCTTCCCATTCTTTCTCTTTTCCCAAGGGCACCTTTTGATGGGCCTGCTGATGGTGATAGGAGAAGGCCTCATCGCGTACGCCGCTTGGAGTCACTACGGTCCGAAAGCGCGCGCCATGCGTTTGTTGGACCGGGAAGTGCAAGCGCTCAGTCCGTATGAATTCGAAGCTTACGTCGCGGCGGCGTTCATGGCGCGTGGTTGGAAAGCTCGCGCGACCAAGGGCAGCGGCGACCAAGGCGCGGACGTCATCGCCCAGAGTCCGCAGGGCGTGCGGTACGTGGTGCAAGTGAAGCAGCACAAGAACGCGGTCGGGAATAAGGCGGTGCAGGAGGTGGTCGCGGCCAAGGCGATGTACAAGGCGTCTCACGCGTTGGTGGTGACGAGCGGACCGGGGTACACGAAGGCGGCGCAGGCGTTGGCGCTGGCGAACAACGTGGGCTTGTGGAACTTGTGGGATTTGCGGAAGTTGAAGGAGGGAGCCGATGTGCGCGGCCTCGTGTAAGAAGCGGTCTTCTTCCTCCTGCCGAGCCGCATCAGGCTGAGTAGGTGGCCGACTCGCCGGTTCCCGAGCGACTCGACCTCATCCCGTATCCTCGCGTCATGATTCCGGACGGGGTTCTCGGCGTCGAAGTGAAGCGAGTCCTCGACCGCCTCGCTCACGACCTTCCCGAGGCCCTTTCGGGTGACTTGATCGGGCTGTGCCTCTACGGCTCGCCGGTCACCGGCGACTTCAATCCTGCCCGCAGCGACCTCGATCTGCTCGCCGTCGTGACGCATGACCCCACCGAGCACGACCTCGCCCGCCTGCACGCCCTGCACGGCCGGATCGACGCCGATGAGCCCGCTTGGCGCGACCGGATCGAGGTCGCGTACGTATCCCGCGAGGCGTTGGCGTCGTTCCGCTCGTCGGCGCGTTCCAGGATCAGGATCAGTCCCGGCGAGCCCATTCACATCGTCGAAGCCACCCGCCACTACCTGCTGGGCTGGTACCTCGCTCGACATGGCGTCGCCCTGTACGGCCCGCCTCCCGAGCACGCGATTCCACAGATCGAGCCGAGTTCCGGGGGGTCGTTCGGGAGCATGCTCGAAAATGGACGTCCTGGGTGTACGACACGGGCGGCTCGGACGGTCAGGCGTACGCGGTGCTCACGCTGTGCCGAGCGCTGTACACCGCGACGAGCGGAGAGCAGGTGTCGAAGCGGCGCGC
Proteins encoded in this region:
- a CDS encoding restriction endonuclease, with the translated sequence MASSRKRRAKQDADSPFLALLIAAVSFPFFLFSQGHLLMGLLMVIGEGLIAYAAWSHYGPKARAMRLLDREVQALSPYEFEAYVAAAFMARGWKARATKGSGDQGADVIAQSPQGVRYVVQVKQHKNAVGNKAVQEVVAAKAMYKASHALVVTSGPGYTKAAQALALANNVGLWNLWDLRKLKEGADVRGLV